From Mastacembelus armatus chromosome 13, fMasArm1.2, whole genome shotgun sequence, one genomic window encodes:
- the rnf169 gene encoding E3 ubiquitin-protein ligase RNF169: MATTGAADRPGRPVSTAASTPRSGAGCGSVPSEDESKKCAVCAQAQPSGSPPCGHPACPLCLARRHSGTEERLRKRSDPDRSCSRPGRRDCDARREFFVSPALVSKSADVLSGPTGKHKLLLSEDREESRRKNSVICKDESGSARRDEEPGVLSDSENEEPIRRIRNISAFIRKTKISSAFNGGSQRSRSCTDPVEDRAGKLKVTTQPAMMDRVGISHSYTAGILLSSENSRSVSAPITAPDRRLTWRAVITSPSSSSTPLILPPPRPERSISPESNDSISEELNHFKPIVCSPCTPPKRLPDGRLMEPTIVKSTPRNLTRGLQKATSYEASPAVLQKWRQIEIDRQSLKVNSKATLTSPVTELHNKNGGEEDTTKNHQSPVGDGVMSINKRRILFEPPAGDTDSFQKQSVKIRVPAIHYSTETTLRGNSDFEPAVGTPESCSGGTLFSRKQSFSPYTKNSGFQSCKLVPKDSQSPKKESDSSIHNQSTSRRGKKRKQKTKHLDAERDSDLKRNRAVIQEAFDERYIQQIQQERQDRAFALKLQRQFDLENQTIDRRRSPDKYFLRSWMSSQNRRRRGLRRSRRINKKH; encoded by the exons ATGGCGACCACGGGGGCCGCCGATCGGCCTGGAAGACCGGTCAGCACCGCTGCTAGCACGCCCCGGTCCGGAGCTGGGTGCGGGTCCGTCCCCTCGGAGGACGAGTCGAAGAAGTGCGCGGTGTGTGCGCAGGCTCAGCCCAGCGGTAGCCCGCCCTGCGGACACCCGGCCTGTCCGCTGTGCCTGGCCCGCAGACACTCCGGCACCGAGGAGCGGCTCCGGAAGAGGAGTGACCCCGATAGAAGCTGCAGCAGGCCGGGAAGGAGGGACTGCGACGCCCGGAGAG agttttttgtttctcctgctcTTGTCTCAAAGTCTGCTGACGTTTTGTCAGGACCAACAGGGAAACACAAG ctgctgttgtCTGAGGACAGAGAGGAGTCGAGGAGGAAAAACTCTGTGATCTGTAAAGACGAATCTGGATCAGCCCGACGAGACGAAGAGCCT GGGGTTCTGTCTGACTCAGAGAACGAGGAGCCGATCAGGAGGATCAGAAACATCTCGGCCTTCATCAGGAAAACCAAAATCTCATCAGCCTTCAATGG tggtTCTCAGCGGAGCCGCAGCTGCACTGACCCGGTGGAGGACAGAGCAGGAAAGCTGAAGGTCACCACCCAGCCGGCCATGATGGACCGG GTCGGCATCAGCCACAGCTACACAGCAGGaatcctcctctcctctgagaACAGTCGCTCCGTCTCTGCTCCAATCACAGCTCCCGACCGGAGACTTACCTGGCGAGCTGTCATCACATCACCATCGTCCTCGTCGACTCCTCTgatccttcctcctcctcgaCCCGAGCGCTCCATCAGCCCTGAGAGCAATGACAGCATCTCTGAGGAGCTCAACCACTTCAAACCCATTGTGTGCTCTCCGTGCACACCGCCCAAACGTCTGCCGGACGGCCGTCTGATGGAGCCCACCATCGTCAAATCCACGCCCAGGAACCTGACCCGCGGTCTGCAAAAGGCCACCAGCTACGAGGCCAGTCCAGCTGTCCTGCAGAAGTGGAGGCAGATTGAAATTGACCGCCAGAGCCTCAAAGTAAACTCCAAAGCGACACTGACGAGCCCCGTCACCGAGCTCCACAACAAGAATGGCGGGGAGGAGGATACCACCAAGAATCATCAGTCCCCAGTAGGAGACGGAGTGATGTCCATCAACAAGAGGAGGATCCTCTTTGAACCTCCAGCTGGAGACACAGACAGCTTCCAGAAACAATCTGTGAAGATCCGGGTCCCTGCAATCCACTACAGCACTGAAACGACATTGAGAGGAAACTCAGACTTTGAGCCGGCCGTTGGCACCCCAGAATCCTGCAGCGGAGGAACGCTTTTTAGTCGGAAACAATCGTTCTCACCGTATACTAAAAACTCTGGTTTCCAGTCATGTAAATTAGTGCCAAAGGACTCACAGAGTCCAAAGAAGGAGTCCGACAGTAGCATCCACAACCAGTCTACCTCAAGGAGGGGCaagaagaggaagcagaagacCAAACACCTGGATGCAGAGCGAGACTCAGACCTGAAGAGGAATCGGGCGGTCATCCAGGAGGCCTTTGATGAGCGGTACATTCAGCAGATCCAGCAGGAGCGTCAGGACCGAGCATTTGCCTTGAAGCTGCAGAGACAGTTCGACCTGGAGAACCAGACCATCGACCGCAGGAGGAGCCCCGACAAGTACTTTCTGCGGTCCTGGATGTCCAGTCAAAACCGGAGGAGACGAGGTCTGAGGAGATCTCGACGAATCAACAAGAAGCACTAG